The following coding sequences lie in one Xiphophorus maculatus strain JP 163 A chromosome 4, X_maculatus-5.0-male, whole genome shotgun sequence genomic window:
- the slc22a31 gene encoding putative solute carrier family 22 member 31: MASGASAFASCRLPMDYETKIFPQTGGYGRYNRIAVVFSWFPTFAVALNLFSDVYFTQVPNLYYCKTDPKQLPSFFGNYSGETYLNLTIPRVNDQGFSHCERYKYPANITDFSGKVPREKENCSIGWEYPTVVGLRSNILTEWNLVCEDEWKIPRQHVCFMVGWIVGYIFLGSLCDWLGRRRGFLFSITLSSLFGVAVCLSSSALMFLMLRLCQGVMLAGVFVSSYILRLELSDPPHRLMVAMIGGFFAVSAELLLPGLAILCRDWPVLQAVATVPLLLLLSYWCCASVFPESPRWLLATDHIPKAKRSLQEFTSRNGVCLQDEMYPGETLMSEIDSAYGEDHQPRYYSVLQLRRTRVIWKNCLILSFTLFIGTGIQYCFTRNLDVYNFYLKYFLRVVTGALACVFICLCVNHFGRRGILLLSAIVTGLSSLLLLALTDYLEGGLVLVLSVVGLLFSQALAMLSAFFACEVMPTVVRGGCFGLVLAAGCVGMAASSMMELQDKRGFFLHHVIFASFAILSVLCIMLLPESKRKSLPDSLKEGESQRRPPLFLSQQKRDCLPLLCTRPSVSEYNPDNYSRLVSATRKMLTKDNLPYRIARPSVSPLLSDSNTQEGENGTREDVVL; this comes from the exons ATGGCTTCAGGAGCGTCTGCCTTCGCCAGCTGCCGCCTCCCCATGGATTACGAGACGAAGATTTTCCCTCAAACCGGTGGCTACGGACGGTACAACCGGATCGCAGTCGTGTTCAGCTGGTTCCCCACCTTTGCGGTGGCGCTGAACCTGTTCAGCGACGTTTATTTCACCCAGGTTCCGAACTTGTACTACTGCAAGACGGACCCGAAGCAGCTGCCTTCCTTTTTCGGTAACTACTCGGGGGAGACCTACCTGAACCTCACCATTCCCCGGGTGAACGACCAGGGCTTCAGCCACTGTGAACGCTACAAGTATCCCGCAAATATCACGGACTTCTCCGGAAAAGTGCCGCGGGAAAAGGAAAACTGCAGCATAGGTTGGGAGTACCCAACTGTGGTGGGACTCCGGAGCAACATTCTCACGGAG TGGAATCTGGTTTGTGAGGACGAATGGAAGATCCCGCGGCAGCATGTCTGCTTCATGGTGGGATGGATTGTGGGATACATCTTCCTGGGTTCGTTGTGCGACTG GTTGGGTCGTCGTCGGGGCTTCCTCTTCTCCATCACCCTGTCCAGCTTGTTTGGGGTGGCCGTGTGTCTGTCCAGCAGCGCTCTGATGTTTCTGATGCTGCGCCTCTGTCAAGGTGTCATGCTCGCTGGCGTGTTTGTGTCCTCCTACATCCTCA gGTTGGAGCTTTCTGACCCTCCCCATCGCCTCATGGTTGCCATGATCGGCGGCTTCTTTGCCGTCTCTGCGGAGCTGCTGTTGCCGGGTCTCGCCATTCTGTGTCGGGATTGGCCCGTTCTGCAGGCCGTGGCCACTGTGCCTCTGCTTCTGCTTCTCTCCTATTGGTG CTGTGCGTCAGTGTTTCCTGAGTCTCCTCGCTGGCTGCTGGCCACAGATCACATTCCTAAGGCCAAGAGGAGCCTGCAGGAGTTTACTAGCAGGAACGGCGTTTGTCTCCAAGATGAGATGTATCCTGGTGAAACCCTGATGTCAG aaatagaCTCTGCCTATGGAGAAGACCACCAGCCGAGGTACTATTCAGTCCTGCAGCTTCGACGGACTCGTGTTATCTGGAAGAACTGTCTCATTCTCAGCTTcactct GTTTATTGGAACAGGAATCCAGTACTGTTTCACCAGAAACCTGGACGTTTACAACTTCTACTTAAAGTACTTCCTGCGGGTGGTAACGGGCGCCCTGGCTTGTGTCTTTATCTGTTTGTGTGTCAATCACTTCGGTCGGCGAGGAATTCTCCTGCTGTCTGCGATCGTCACCGGACTGtcctcgctgctgctgctggctctCACAGACT ATCTTGAAGGCGGGCTGGTGCTGGTCCTCTCTGTGGTGGGTTTGCTGTTCTCTCAGGCTCTTGCCATGCTCAGTGCCTTCTTCGCCTGTGAAGTCATGCCCACCGTGGTCCG AGGCGGCTGTTTCGGTCTGGTGTTGGCAGCGGGATGTGTTGGCATGGCCGCCTCCTCTATGATGGAGCTCCAGGATAAGCGTGGCTTCTTCCTGCACCACGTCATCTTCGCCTCCTTCGCTATCCTCTCTGTGCTCTGCATCATGCTCTTGCCTGAAAGCAAACGCAAGTCACTCCCGGACTCCCTGAAGGAGGGCGAGAGCCAGCGACGGCCGCCTCTCTTCCTGTCCCAACAGAAAAGAGACTGTCTGCCTTTGTTATGCACGCGGCCTTCGGTGTCCGAGTACAATCCAGATAATTATTCCCGCTTGGTTTCTGCCACTAGGAAGATGTTGACCAAAGATAATTTGCCATACAGGATCGCTCGGCCATCTGTTTCGCCTCTGCTGTCGGACAGCAACACGCAGGAAGGAGAAAATGGGACACGGGAAGACGTTGTATTGTAA